One Channa argus isolate prfri chromosome 15, Channa argus male v1.0, whole genome shotgun sequence DNA segment encodes these proteins:
- the LOC137100147 gene encoding cell surface glycoprotein MUC18-like has product MAFLKRTFVVFLYIAWTKGELTTQETVEVYLGDSAQILCQYNVTDGNNQPSDLFVQWFVRPDIRGSLEPIFYGDDKGQKVLDNTDYSDRINVTLDYQETQLTIQNVQLSDNRQFICHVQEKVFGFAVVTTDLRVFAPPDAPVIKDVMTGISVTNEMPSKVASCEVRNSFPEPNITWYKNSMPLMSSAGHANVSRDPRGFFSVQSTLEYKAVREDEDAYFSCEVSFFVPGGVRTLESNSVNITVYLCVCVCLDPSTKVEMWRESPQGLVKEGDTVELRCHGDGNPPPSFIFHRKQVSFTVRGVISVRPCLPPSLLSNTVGLDIGPKYIDQDVDLESSGHVLILSPVSRNHSGIYQCRPLDSDEYADVKGEIQLPVHFLCCLLCSDLDPAVVVPKDSEVMLKGEDLTATCNALSSLKTHTVWYKDGKQVGTGNTLHLQDATYGTTGQYHCEVSAPSFPALHSSGSVHIIVRGGPQLVGEDQEVQLEEAIGRMVNLSCEAEGSPLPSISWNIIGTQVTKKAHDTALTCFCVFVSPQNWKEVVRKSNEYVAQSVVSVNVTSDIRALCNVSNDVGTEVKAFNIKAIPSVTTPAPFTPGFSCSLCLCVHAAKGSGVIIVVIILCLLLLAISSVLYFLYRKGIIPPGRSGNLDITSERTPKDDVIEMVTLQRVRKLST; this is encoded by the exons ATGGCTTTcctgaaaagaacatttgtggtttttctcTATATAG CCTGGACAAAGGGGGAGCTGACAACACAGGAGACTGTTGAGGTTTACCTGGGTGACTCTGCTCAAATCCTCTGCCAGTATAACGTCACTGATGGGAACAATCAGCCCAGTGATTTATTTGTCCAGTGGTTTGTG AGACCTGACATCAGGGGCTCATTGGAACCGATCTTCTACGGTGATGACAAAGGACAGAAAGTACTCGACAACACTGACTACAGTGATCGGATCAATGTGACTTTGGACTATCAGGAAACTCAACTCACCATCCAGAATGTCCAGCTCTCTGACAACAGGCAGTTTATCTGCCACGTGCAGGAGAAGGTCTTTGGGTTTGCTGTGGTCACGACCGATCTCAGAGTGTTTG CTCCTCCAGACGCCCCAGTGATCAAGGATGTTATGACAGGAATATCTGTGACCAATGAGATGCCATCTAAG GTTGCATCATGTGAGGTTCGTAACAGCTTCCCTGAGCCCAACATCACCTGGTACAAGAACAGCATGCCACTGATGTCCTCAGCAGGAC ATGCAAATGTGAGCAGAGATCCCAGAGGCTTTTTCTCCGTCCAGAGCACATTGGAGTATAAAGCGGTGAGGGAGGATGAAGATGCCTATTTCTCCTGTGAGGTCAGCTTCTTTGTCCCAGGAGGCGTCAGAACGTTGGAGTCCAACAGCGTCAACATCACTGTTTACT tgtgtgtgtgtgtgtgtttagacccTAGCACCAAGGTGGAGATGTGGAGGGAGTCGCCCCAGGGCTTGGTCAAAGAGGGGGATACAGTGGAGCTGCGTTGCCATGGTGACGGCAACCCCCCTCCATCcttcattttccacagaaaacaagtaaGTTTCACAGTACGTGGTGTAATATCGGTTCGGCCTTGTCTGCCTCCATCTCTACTTTCAAATACCGTGGGTTTAGATATTGGGCCTAAATATATT GACCAGGATGTGGACTTGGAGAGCAGTGGCCACGTGTTGATCCTGTCACCGGTGTCACGAAACCACAGCGGAATCTATCAGTGTCGCCCTCTGGACTCTGACGAATACGCAGACGTCAAAGGAGAAATTCAGCTCCCTGTGCACT ttctttgctgtttgttgtgttcagaTTTGGACCCAGCTGTTGTGGTGCCAAAAGACTCAGAGGTGATGCTCAAAGGGGAAGATCTGACTGCAACCTGCAATGCCCTGtcctctctgaaaacacacactgtctggtACAAG GATGGGAAGCAGGTAGGCACGGGAAACACACTGCACCTGCAGGACGCCACCTATGGAACAACAGGACAGTACCATTGTGAGGTCTCTGCTCCCTCCTTCCCGGCCTTGCACAGCAGCGGCTCTGTTCACATCATTGTACGAG GTGGTCCCCAGCTGGTTGGAGAGGATcaggaagtgcagctggagGAGGCAATAGGCAGGATGGTGAACCTGAGTTGTGAGGCTGAAGGCTCTCCACTGCCCAGCATCTCCTGGAACATCATCGGCACCCAGGTCACCAAGAAGGCTCACGACACAGCACTAACCTGCTTCT gtgtgtttgtgtctccacaGAACTGGAAGGAGGTGGTAAGAAAGTCGAACGAGTACGTGGCTCAGAGTGTGGTGTCAGTAAATGTCACCTCGGACATCAGAGCTCTTTGCAACGTTTCCAATGACGTGGGCACTGAAGTCAAAGCTTTCAACATTAAAGCCA tTCCCAGTGTCACCACACCAGCTCCCTTCACTCCTG GATTTTcttgctctctgtgtttgtgtgttcatgcagcTAAGGGCAGTGGGGTGATCATAGTAGTCATCatactgtgtctgctgctgctggccatCAGCAGTGTCCTCTACTTCCTGTATAGGAAGGGAATTATCCCACCTGGACGCTCAGGGAATCTGGACAT CACCTCAGAGAGGACCCCCAAAGATGACGTGATAGAGATGGTCACGTTGCAGAGAGTAAGGAAACTGTCGACCTAG